The genomic segment TATGGAAGAACCGGACCGTGACCTTCTGGTTCGGTCGCCACGGGCTGATGCTGCCTCCGGCCACCACCTTGCCCATGATCGGCGCCCGGCCGTTCTTGAGCCCGTACGGCTTCACCCGGACCGTGCTGTCGGCCGGAGCGGCGGCCTCGGCCGCCGGGACCACGCTCAGGCTGAACGCCAGGCCCAGAGCGAGCAGGACGAGCAGGCGGGATCGGGCGGGACTGAAAGCTGGAAACTCGTTCTTCACGGCTGACTCCGGTAGGTCGGGCTCGCTTGGAGCCGGGACGGACCGGAAATCATACTGCGAGATCAGGCGACCGGGGCGGCGCTGGCCTCGGGCGGGGCGGCCTCATGCTCCTCGTCGAGGGATTCCCCGTAATGACGAATCATCAGGAAGGCGATCACCACCCCGACCATCGCCACCCCGACCGAAAGCACCATCGCGTGGGTGAGGCCGTAGACGAAGGCGTCATGACCGGCGGCAGTGAGTTTCGCGATCTCGGCCTTCGATGCACCCTCAACCGCCGGGGCACCACCGGTCAGCTGGTGGGCGATCGATGACCTCTGGGCGGCATCGAGACCCGATCCGGCGAGGGTCTGGGCCAGACGGTCCTTGGCTTCGTTCTGGAACAGGGCCCCGAGCGCGGCCACCCCGAACGTGCCACCGACCATGCGGAACATCGAGAGCACCCCGGAGGCGACCCCGGCCTTGGTCTTGCTGACCGCGTTCATCGCCGCGGTCGACATCGGTGACATGGTCAGGCCGATCCCGGCGCCGAGCACGACAAATCCGGGCAGGATGTCGGAGAAGGTGTCTCCGACCGTGGTCCGCGAGAACATGTAGAGGGCCAGAGTGATCAGGGTCATGCCGGCGACGATCGGTATCCGGGGGCCGATCCGGTCGGAGAGCCGGCCGGCCAGGGGTGACAGCACCATGATCACCAGGGTGGTCGGCAGGAACCGGACCCCGGCCTCCAGAGCCGTGTAGCCGAGGACGTTCTGCATGTAGAGCGCGAGGAAGAAGAAGACCCCCATCATCGCGAAGGAGATGATGAAGGCGGTCACCACCGCGCCGATGAAGTTGCGGCTCCTGAACAGTCCGAACTCGACGATCGGGGCGATCACCCGGCGCTCGACGATGGCGAAAGCGACGAAGAAGACGCCGGCAACGATCCAGAGCATGGTTACCGCGGTCGAGTCCCAACCCCAGCTGTTGCCCTCGATCAGGGCGAGCACCAGGGCGGTCAGACTCACGGTGAGCAGACCGACCCCGAGGTAGTCGACCTGGCGTCCGACCGTGGTGTCACGAGACTCGCGCACCACGAAAAGCGCCGCCATCACGGCGAGGATGCCGACCGGCAGGTTGATGTAGAAGATCGCCCGCCAGCTGACGTGCTCGGTGAGGAAACCACCGAGGACCGGGCCGACCGCCAGCGCCAGGGCGGACACACCGGCCCAGGTGCCGATCGCCTTGCCACGCTCGCTGGGCGGGAAGGCGTCGGTGATGATCGAGAGGGTGCCCGGCATCATGAAGGCGGCACCGATTCCCTGGGCAACCCGGCTGGCGACCAGGGAGATGTCGTCGGGGGCGAACCCGGCTGTGGCCGAGGAGATCGTGAAGATGATCACGCCGATGACGAAGGCCTTGCGGCGGCCGAAGATGTCGCCGATCCGTCCACCGGTGGCGAGCAGGACCGCGAAGGAGAGGGTGTAGCCGTTGACGATCCATTCGAGACCGGAGATCGAGGTGTCGAGGTCCCGCTGGATCGAGGGGAGTGCCACGTTGACCACGGTGTTGTCGAGCATCACCATGAAGAGAGCGAGGCACATCGCGCCGAGGGTCCACCATTTGCGGTTCTCGTCGGTGATCAGGTGCTGGTAGCGACTCATCGGGCGGCCTCGGTTTCGGTGGTGGCGGGCGGGTGTTCGAGGCGGCAGGTCATCGCTTCCTCAAGCTGGGCGTAGATGGGGGCCAGGTCGTCCCGCTTGATCATCCGGCCGAGGACCCGGTTGAGTTCGGCCCGTTCGTCCGGCTCGAAGTCGGCGGCAAGCCGGATCACACCGGCAGCCCGCCCGAGCAGGATCTGATGGACGATCTCGCGTCCTTCGTCGGTCAGCGCCAGGATCCGTCGGCGTCGATCCTCCGGATCCTCGATCCGCAGCACGAGCTCCTTCCTGACCAGGCTGTCGACCGCCCGGCTGACCGAAGGCATCGAGGCCCCGGTTGCGTCGGCCACATCCTGAAGGCAGGGATCGTTCAATCGGTCGGCCGCGCCGAGCTCCAGCATCGCCTTGAACTCGAGGAAGGAGAGCTGGTGCTCATCCATCAATCTGAGCGCGCTGCCGCCGTCCCCGTAGCTGAACATGCGACGAAACAGGGTGCCGATCAGTAGCGAAGTCTCGACCACGTCGTCCGGCAGGTCGGCGGAGTCTGCGTCGGGATCGAAGAGACCGGAAACGTCGGCCCGGGTCGCCTCGACCGACTCTGCGTCCGTGTGGGGATTCGAACTCATCAGCGAGATACTTCCACTTTCGCAACCATTCGTCAAGCGGAACTGTTGCCAATGTGATGCACGTCACGCCGGAGTGACCGACCACCCTCTGGATGCCAGAGGCCGGGATGTCTCTCCCGATGGGGCCGAGTCAGTGGTCTTCGAGGACCCTCTGGCGGGCCCGGTTCAACCAGGCCCGGTTGATCGCAAAGGCGATCAGCATCATCAGGCCGATCGGGATCGCGACTGCCAGGGCGATCAGGGCCACTCCGGCAGCGATGCCGAGCAGTCGACCAGCGTCGTCGTATGCGTCGGAAACTCCCCAGCCTGAATCCTCCGACCCGGCTGCGTCGGCCACCACGGTGACCGCTACCGGGGTCATCGTCACCCGATTCTTCAGCCGGTTCATCTGCTGCTGGAGGCTGCCGGCGGTTCGGCGTTCACGGCGCAGCCGGCGTTCGATCCGGATCCGATCCTCGGAAGTGGTCGCCCC from the Solirubrobacterales bacterium genome contains:
- a CDS encoding MFS transporter, whose translation is MSRYQHLITDENRKWWTLGAMCLALFMVMLDNTVVNVALPSIQRDLDTSISGLEWIVNGYTLSFAVLLATGGRIGDIFGRRKAFVIGVIIFTISSATAGFAPDDISLVASRVAQGIGAAFMMPGTLSIITDAFPPSERGKAIGTWAGVSALALAVGPVLGGFLTEHVSWRAIFYINLPVGILAVMAALFVVRESRDTTVGRQVDYLGVGLLTVSLTALVLALIEGNSWGWDSTAVTMLWIVAGVFFVAFAIVERRVIAPIVEFGLFRSRNFIGAVVTAFIISFAMMGVFFFLALYMQNVLGYTALEAGVRFLPTTLVIMVLSPLAGRLSDRIGPRIPIVAGMTLITLALYMFSRTTVGDTFSDILPGFVVLGAGIGLTMSPMSTAAMNAVSKTKAGVASGVLSMFRMVGGTFGVAALGALFQNEAKDRLAQTLAGSGLDAAQRSSIAHQLTGGAPAVEGASKAEIAKLTAAGHDAFVYGLTHAMVLSVGVAMVGVVIAFLMIRHYGESLDEEHEAAPPEASAAPVA
- a CDS encoding MarR family transcriptional regulator; the encoded protein is MSSNPHTDAESVEATRADVSGLFDPDADSADLPDDVVETSLLIGTLFRRMFSYGDGGSALRLMDEHQLSFLEFKAMLELGAADRLNDPCLQDVADATGASMPSVSRAVDSLVRKELVLRIEDPEDRRRRILALTDEGREIVHQILLGRAAGVIRLAADFEPDERAELNRVLGRMIKRDDLAPIYAQLEEAMTCRLEHPPATTETEAAR